The Theobroma cacao cultivar B97-61/B2 chromosome 2, Criollo_cocoa_genome_V2, whole genome shotgun sequence genome includes the window acacaatcacatcaatccactaagatTTTACTCCAACATATTAAAGGTAGTAAATCGGCCTTGCagaaaattcttttatttttgcacAAGTATGAACAAGTCTCTGGGCAACATGTTAACCATCAAAAGAGTTGTTCATAACACATCAGATTATAGTAAACACTAGAAGGCAAATCATCTCTCAAGCTTTAAGATTCACTCATAAATGCTTTCCTATCACATACTTGGGAGTTCCTCTCTACAAAGGTCCCAAAAAGGTACTATTATTTCATCACCTTGTAACTAAGATACGGAATCAAATCACAAGATGGGAGAATAAGATTCTTTCCCCAGGTGGCCAGATAACTCTATTGAGGAGTGTATTATCTTCTTTGCCTACTATTTCCTTCAAGTTCTTAAGCTTCTTGTCTGTGtcattgaaaaaattgaaagattatttaataactttttttgGGGAGATTCAACAAATGGTAAACATACTCACTGGGCTTCATGGCATAAAATAACTTTCCCATCTTCTGAATGTGGTTTAGATATTAGAGGCCTAGTAAATGTGTTTGAGGCCTTTAGTATTAATTTGTGGTGGCACTTTCAGACTTGTAGCAGCTTGTGGACACAATTTATGAAAACAAATATTGTCTTGGTCGAATTCCCAGTTATGTTCAGCCGAAAATTCATAATTCACAACCTTGGAAATGAATGCTTGCTAGGTGCCTGGTTACGAAAGAACATATCAAGTGGTGGATTAGCAaaggaaaattatttttttggcaTGATTGTTGGATAGGCAATAAACCACTGGTAAACCATTTCCTTACTTTTATTTCATCAATAACATAAGTTtgctattattttgataatggTGATTGGGATGTggataaattgaaaaatgtgTTGCCAGATAAGGTTATTATTGATGTTCTAAAAATTCCTATTGACACATCTTTTGAAGATATTGCCTATTGGGTACCCACTTCCAATGGTAATTACACCACTAAGAGCTCATGGGAACTAATTAGGCAACGACAAACAACAAAtcctttgtttaattttatttggtaCAAAAGTATTCCTTTCACAACTTCATTCTTTTTGTGGTGGTTGTTACATAATTGGATTCTTGAGGAGATgagaatgaaaacaaaatgtttccaGCTAGCTTTTAAATGTAATTGCTACAACTTAAAGGAATCTCTTCTACATGTCTTGTGAGATGGTCCGATGGCTAAACAAGTGTGCAATTATTTTGCAATATTCTTTCAAAtctatattttcaatttactTACTATTATTTAGATTATTTGGGCATGGGTATATTATGGTGATTATACTAAGCAGGGACATATTCACACCTTATTacctttattcattttttggtTCCTATGAGTGAAACATAATGATACAAAATATAGGAATCTTGGTATGTATCCCAATAGAGTAGTGTGGCGTATTTTGAAGCTTAAATACTAGTTGCTTTGCAGTAGGCAATTGGAAAAGTGGCAATGGAGAAGTGATACTCAAATAGCTCAAGCGTGGGGATTGGAATTCTAAAGAGAAACGTCCTTATCACCCAAAATAATATCTTGGTATAAACCATTAACAGatgagtttaaattaaatgttgaTGGTAGttccaaaaataattttcagaATGCTGCAGGAGATGGAATATTGCGAGAACACATAGGTACGCTAATATTTGGtttctcaaaaaattttgGACCCAACAATTCTGTGCATGCAGAACTATTAGCCTTATATAAAGGTCTTCTTTTATGCTAAGAGTATAATATTTCAAAGATCTGGATTGAGATAGATATTATGGTGTTACTTCAATGCTAAAGGAGGAATATGATGGGTCACATGACAGTCGATATTTATTGGCTTCTATCAAAAAATGCTTAACTCAATTCTCTTATAGAATCTCTCACATACATCGAGAAGGCAATCAAGCTGCAAACTATTTAGCTAATTTTGGATATCAACATCAAAATCTGCGAGTTTTCTTTGAAGCTCAAGGTAAGTTGCGTGGAATTGTAAGATTAGATAAACTTACCCTAACTTATGTTAGATCtaaataaatgtaaaggagtagtactccttattttatttttatatgacTTTATCTTAGATTCTTGTACACATGTAAATTACTTATTTTATGCATTCCTTATAACTGCAAAGAAAGTAATAACCGTAATAggaattctttcttttctttctcatgtAACTCTAGAGATACTGTTTAGGTCCCCCTCCCTAATGTAccgttttatttttattttaattattaataaaatattaacaagGTAGCTAAGCTCTGTGAAAATTtctagcataaaaaaaatacctcGAAAAGTGggattgaaaaatatttttggagcCAAAACAACTCTTGGAGTGTCAATTTGATCTTTTACTAACTCAATTTAAGGGTTTTATCCTTTTCACTGTAGCTTAATGAATACAATTTTTacacttttattaaaatttaattttaggaTAACtgataataatattaaaattttttataccaAAATTCCATCTGATGACATTTTTGTTGATGACGAGACatgtcaatttttgaattttttatcacATGGCACACATTaatatcaaaaaatttattttaataagaaatattaagaattaatttttaaaatcttaaaaaatattaattatttatttgaaataaaataagattttttaaagaaaaaaaaaccatctTAACATAACAATTCATCCaagttaaatacaaaaatttgatttcattATTAATTGTCTTAGATCAACTTTTAGTAAagtgcaaaaaaattatttttgggtACAAAGATTAAAACCATCTATTTCAAACAACAAATAGGGATGTCAACGAGTAAGGTACCTGTTAATTTGGAGGTATCCGAACCTTAACCCTATTAACTACccgaataatttaaaaattactaccctaaccctaaccctaataTATTCTCACTACCCTATAATTACCCTAACCCATTTAAATAACCgattaaataagaaaaacaatgtGAGTTCTCACCTTTGTGTGCAAGAGAAACGCCGGGGAATGGACTGCCAAGTAGTTGGAGGGAGAACTTGAAGGTTCTGATGCTTTTGCTTACGAGCTCCAGAGGAAACTCGTTCAGTGTGCCGTAGTCGTCGACTCCTCTGGCGGCGTTacctcctctttctctctcatcaCTCCTAACTCTACTGTTTTCCAAGTGATTATTGGAGGTGGAGGAGGCGGAGGTTTCTTAGGAGGAGGAGCTGCAGCTCCTGCTAGAGGCACTGCCCCAACGGTAGAAGCACCAGCAGcgaaggagaaaaagaaggaagagaaAGTGAAGGAGAGTGACGATGAAGATATGGGATTCTCACTTTTCGATTAAGTGCCTTTCTGTCTATAACTTAGCAAGTTATTGTTTACATTTAcatgtttcttttcttggttTATGCTACCCCAACTGGCATTAGGTTTTTTGAGTTAggaatttgataattttttaagtatgTGGTTTATCTTGAGcttctattttcaaattcttgttTTGTTTCATATTTCCTTTTCCTCTTATGTCATGATTTTATGGTCGATTTGCTATTGCTTTGGTATGGAAGAGAATTGAAAGAACAAATTaagtttagaaataaagctacttttgctaaaaaataaataaataaaatatttataaatagtaGTCGGGTTCGGGTAACGGGTACTCAAGGAATGATACTCGAACTCTACTCGAACCCGTTTATTGAATACTCTAATCCGATATAACCAGGTAAGATACCCACAGGTACCCTATAAAAGGGTACCAGTTGACATCCCTAACAACAAATAACGaaaggactaaattgaactCCTACACCACAAAAACCTAACACATTTGAACTCAGACAAATGCACTGTTCCCGAACCGACCATTCTCGTGGAATCATCCTACTCGTCTTTATATCTTCAATACAAAAACTATAGTGGCAGTGCTCGTAGAGAATAATACACCTTATCCTATCCGTTCCTCCAAACTGCATTGAGCGAAAATTAGACGTAGCTTTCGAATTTTCATCCTCAAAGTCTCCATTACAATGGCTGCTATGCTCTCGCTCTCTCCAAACCCTCCAATCACAAATTCACTCTCTCTTCACTCCGCTTTCAAGGTACTCTTCCTTTGACTCtctttaataaattatgtacAGTATACTCACAATTACTGAATTGaaactttctttttaataGCAGGGAAATGTGAGGAATTTAGGACTAAACCCTTGTCACATTATCCCTGTCAGAACCAAGCAACAACAGATACAGAAACAAGGGACAAGGTCTTTAGTTGTTGTGAACCGAGCAGCAAAAATCCAAGTGGCCCTTACAGCGCCCACAGTTAGATTTCGGTTGGACAACCTGGGACCTCAGCCAGGGTCCAGAAAGAAAGGGAAGAGAAAGGGGAGAGGAATATCGGCTGGACAAGGTGGCAGCTGTGGGTTTGGAATGAGGGGTCAGAAATCACGTTCTGGTCCAGGTGTTAGAAAGGGGTTTGAGGGTGGGCAAATGCCGCTCTATAGGCGTATCCCCAAATTGAGAGGGATTGCAGGAGGTAATTTGCTTGCATCCGTTCttaattttgtatttatttatttatttattaattcttaTACACTTCAAATGCTTTATGGGATTGTGATACTGGGTTAGAAGTTTTTATTTAACGGGaacatgttttattttaagtggattttgattgtttaaagTGATAGCATTAACTTGTTTCTTTGAACTTTGAACTCTGCAGTTTTTGAGAAATACTTTacaaaattgctctcttaaGTAAGAACTTAAGCAAGCTTGTAGTTTTCTAGTTTCAGTTGTAGAAATAGTTGAATATTCAATCAAATGGCTGCCCAAGTCATGTACAAGTAACCTGTATGGAATGTTTTGTGTTTGAGCATTATCTTGATTTGCTGGTAGCAATTTAAAGTTTGTGCTTTGTCAATAGTTTATGAACTGTTTGGTCCGATTAGAACTACTGTAGGAAGTGTTGTTCAAGTAGAATTGTTTCAAAAATGTTATTAAGACAAGCTATGATAGTGTTTGAGAAACTTAATGCAGAAGTACCATAGGATGTAGAAAACTGTTATTTGATAgtatttttgctttttttaataaatacaAGTTTGAAAGACCAAACAAAATTAAACCTTATGAATTTGTTTAATGAAGTTGagcctttcattttttttttgacataattgagcttatcaaaagaaaaaaaatttgaaagagtCAACttcattaaacaaaattataagttTTGAAGTAAAAGCTCTTTTATAAGTTGGGCCAAGCACCCACTGTGTAGATGAGCTTTCAATGCCTTCTTCAGCAATATTTTAGGCTATGGCTCTCTAATTAAATCTTGAAGAAGCTTCAAGCAACAACTTCTATTGCTTTTAATTATGGTTCTTCACTAACATTGACTTACTACCCAATTGACTTCATCATAGAAGTTTCCTACCTTCTACCTTATTAGATGCCCCTTGGAGATTATAGAGAGACAATAATGAGGATGGGAGACATACGATAGGTCAATTGAATGTAGAGATTAGAGTATCAGGGGGTATTTAATCAGTCTTTTTCAGGAGATTTTGATAGTATATCACTTAATCCTTTATACTATGTCAACCCCTAGTATTGTGTCAAATGTGGATTTTTGCGATGATGCTGGTGTTGAGATGTTTGAGTAAAGTGAACTAATTTTCTTCATCTAGTTAATGGTAAGGGTAATATGCCTGTGGCAAGGAGAACATTTGTATATAtaagtgtgtgtgtgtgtgtgtgtgtaatgTGACTAACTTATACTATTCTTAGATGAAACTTATAAGATAGCGTTTCGATTGGTCAATTAATGGACATTCCATTGAGATATATGCTTTTAGGTCTTTATCTTCACTGACTTCTCTCTATGTGGTTGCATTGGTGATAAGAGGAATTTCTAGATAGTATAtacaatttgaaattaaaaagttaGAACTTCTAGCATGGATTTGACAATTTTATTCTCAATGAGGAAAATAGAACTATCTACAATGCTCTAGGCAAAACATAAAGATGAAtctataattaattttttatatatttttatttaaaattggtagttttattCCTCTCTATGAATCTTTAACAAGAA containing:
- the LOC18609251 gene encoding 50S ribosomal protein L15, chloroplastic isoform X2 produces the protein MAAMLSLSPNPPITNSLSLHSAFKGNVRNLGLNPCHIIPVRTKQQQIQKQGTRSLVVVNRAAKIQVALTAPTVRFRLDNLGPQPGSRKKGKRKGRGISAGQGGSCGFGMRGQKSRSGPGVRKGFEGGQMPLYRRIPKLRGIAGGMHAGLPKYIPVNLKDIETAGFQEGDEVSLETLKEKGLINPSGRERKLPLKILGDGELNLKLKLKARAFSASAKEKLEASGCSLTVLPGRKKWVKPSVAKNLARADEFFAKKRAAAAESNSA
- the LOC18609251 gene encoding 50S ribosomal protein L15, chloroplastic isoform X1: MAAMLSLSPNPPITNSLSLHSAFKQGNVRNLGLNPCHIIPVRTKQQQIQKQGTRSLVVVNRAAKIQVALTAPTVRFRLDNLGPQPGSRKKGKRKGRGISAGQGGSCGFGMRGQKSRSGPGVRKGFEGGQMPLYRRIPKLRGIAGGMHAGLPKYIPVNLKDIETAGFQEGDEVSLETLKEKGLINPSGRERKLPLKILGDGELNLKLKLKARAFSASAKEKLEASGCSLTVLPGRKKWVKPSVAKNLARADEFFAKKRAAAAESNSA